Proteins from a genomic interval of Nasonia vitripennis strain AsymCx chromosome 3, Nvit_psr_1.1, whole genome shotgun sequence:
- the LOC100123144 gene encoding uncharacterized protein LOC100123144 isoform X1, with translation MPMKTVGGAGLGVVAGDVLALRGTGLAAAETWALLCQAAQALQDLFLSNGGVVGGSRAGPVVTPHTLELTARGRVTLLLAPPDTARAYLPPEYRPGRVYSDTDSEKMWMYSLGRALLDTTPRVTALTGTVSVSPSSALQSVLAAMTEPDPRRRASLMNLLDVISEYCRTRLQSRPFTHIVMDMYREVVRSAQYAARKRALQHLMRSLPSIPPPPQQQQHHHPLGPNAVPMRQNPPPQQQPRHRVKGILFKAQSRNSRSQPNLLSMSGQEERYCGGRTNADGGSYGYVLDARNLHQRTNSQPDCCMERAGGGTTIPQVRSSGNLAALAAVASASDARNANNPYYGDPIYAMPVKPFLSTQDVRNANAAARQFQQKQQQQPEVCLAAIGRNYCGNPGPGINGALVSCLDNAGGLCGPTRAPVKEDLYATSTKNGAGRPIILQRQHSSPQFPTTRCSGTQEQKLWEFANLLPESRNGNMPRAGNSEVRHQQQQQQQQPQQTQQQQQKKLNPEERIPYVPRGPPPPKPPRIITSLKKAAAAQAALDAQLRTVNVKPQCDLKNGPRARRGRAVQRAPSRLYRAVNGPARSFNKTQCVGPEFVVRANQPAKLLTVGDFKMNNIGRLTVILLTGQRLEVTCDPQKVTAGELFQAIVQTEGLEENFTLGLAALLAGDFAMLPPDTKLNKVAPPGWLNSGKSKGLLGLPTSFMLYLRLRFFLPSLRGIRYWISKHLLYLQIRRCILEQQLVCPLTQLINLTGLALQAEFGNYSANEHGCGDYFLLEHYVPESLILNSEEQQYRHPQLPDSGEALRKRLQQAHRERRGLEGSKAEEMFITHAQSLPDYGAHYYVATVDAKELGKIVARQKKYADQNHLQNDERQHQALYINSENIYDIDKCSDYPIYGKIDFNGSETREENLQKSPYTDEQKIMLSKSPSSTTMNEIYSSPQCKASIPESSNNNNNAGGNNNKSKTSKFKKSDSDVWLAIHSQGLKVFERGGRLRERLELAKFQWKDIQTLSYGKNCLVVYTRINGKRCKFKLKMDHRKSYYAFKLTSLHHQFFLKLRTELTSLQGLSKDFGVPLAIEPNSPQSKMKPESAKTKISIADSVKKQPQQQQQQQSSKYPTRIEEQQNKENENPLKDPEDQKPTNSKDDLSPDTPEGNGNNALYAQVNGRLEPEGESRDTEEDEADRALIVNRKILASPNSNSLQVLEQSESDRLYNYANIGIPHSNEREEYVYTIPKSTFSTNDIDRLNEKIENPEDLYAAINKSGLPKKNEFTVSDGEQWKEIEVKTSSLPNYGSNRQNGNVNSPVKPRRLDVKTGNRAIYSSVGQRNPSLTDDLELLSLKSDTASIRSTSAKSNPSPTPEAYVLNADIRTSEETFRIPDETMSNSLMARLDELSFDEERMLRTIKLERGHGGSIGLQVTEGNDGGVYVQAVSVGGSADMAGNVNKGDRIVAINGQSLLNLRYEDALKMLQSSSETVELVLSQIDPLHDDEDHIQEPIENNYLQNIRFNVSSEAETSAVMSSKWLQKTIDVASVQNTSSAYSSAASSAMGNHNVNSLYVPDIDETNAINSASMLLTLEDFDVSRSSTQQVFI, from the exons ATGGAGGCGTCGTGGGCGGCTCGAGAGCGGGACCCGTGGTCACGCCGCACACCCTTGAGCTGACGGCGCGCGGCCGGGTGACGCTGCTCCTGGCGCCGCCGGACACCGCTAGGGCCTATCTGCCACCGGAGTACCGGCCCGGTCGCGTCTACTCCGACACCGACTCGGAAAAG ATGTGGATGTACTCGCTGGGACGAGCACTGCTGGACACGACGCCACGGGTGACGGCGCTGACGGGTACGGTCTCGGTGTCGCCCTCATCTGCTCTGCAGTCGGTGCTCGCCGCTATGACCGAGCCCGATCCACGCCGGCGAGCATCCCTCATGAACCTCCTAGAC GTGATATCCGAGTACTGCAGGACTAGGCTGCAGTCACGGCCCTTTACTCACATCGTAATGGATATGTATCGCGAGGTGGTAAGATCGGCCCAATACGCGGCGCGCAAACGAGCCCTGCAGCACTTGATGAGGAGTCTCCCAAGCATACCACCCCcaccacagcagcagcagcatcatcaTCCCCTGGGGCCAAACGCAGTACCGATGCGCCAGAATCCACcaccacagcagcagccgaggcACAGAGTAAAAGGGATACTCTTTAAGGCGCAGTCGAGGAATTCGAGGTCTCAGCCAAATCTGCTGAGTATGTCGGGTCAGGAGGAGAGATACTGCGGGGGTAGGACTAACGCCGACGGCGGTAGCTACGGCTATGTGCTCGATGCGAGAAATCTTCATCAGCGCACCAATTCCCAGCCCGACTGCTGCATGGAACGAGCAG GTGGAGGTACGACGATACCGCAGGTGAGGAGCAGTGGAAACCTGGCAGCTCTGGCAGCGGTAGCGTCCGCGAGCGACGCTCGGAATGCCAATAACCCGTACTACGGAGACCCGATCTACGCGATGCCGGTGAAGCCGTTCCTCAGCACGCAAGATGTGCGCAACGCCAATGCAGCCGCGAGACAATTTCagcaaaagcagcagcagcagccggaaGTTTGCTTGGCGGCGATCGGACGGAACTATTGCGGCAACCCGGGCCCGGGCATCAACGGCGCGCTCGTCTCTTGCCTCGACAATGCCGGAGGCCTCTGCGGACCGACGCGCGCCCCTGTCAAG GAGGATCTTTACGCAACATCGACGAAGAACGGCGCTGGGAGACCTATTATCTTGCAGCGCCAGCATTCCAGTCCGCAGTTTCCGACGACGCGTTGCAGCGGCACTCAGGAGCAAAAACTTTGGGAATTCGCGAATCTTCTTCCGGAGTCCCGTAACGGCAACATGCCGCGCGCCGGAAACTCTGAGGTGCGAcaccagcaacagcagcagcaacaacaaccgCAGCAGacgcagcaacagcagcagaaaAAACTGAATCCCGAGGAAAGGATTCCCTACGTCCCAAGGggaccgccgccgccgaaaCCGCCCCGGATAATCACAAGCCTAAAGAAAGCCGCCGCGGCACAGGCAGCCTTAGATGCTCAGCTTAGAACGGTGAACGTCAAGCCACAGTG CGACTTGAAAAATGGACCTAGAGCACGGAGAGGTCGAGCAGTTCAGAGAGCCCCGTCACGTCTCTACAGAGCTGTAAATGGCCCAGCCCGATCTTTTAATAAAACACAATGTGTGGGTCCCGAATTCGTCGTGCGCGCCAACCAGCCTGCAAAATTATTGACTGTCGGCGACTTTAAG ATGAACAATATTGGGAGATTAACAGTGATTCTCCTGACAGGACAGCGACTCGAAGTCACCTGCGACCCACAGAAAGTCACCGCCGGTGAACTCTTCCAA GCAATTGTACAAACGGAAGGCCTGGAAGAGAACTTTACTCTGGGATTAGCAGCTCTATTGGCTGGAGACTTTGCAATGTTACCACCAGATACGAAATTGAATAAAGTCGCACCCCCTGGCTGGTTAAACAGTGGGAAGAGCAAAGGTCTATTGGGACTTCCGACGAGTTTTATGCTTTACTTGAGGCTTCGCTTTTTTTTACCATCGCTCCGAGGAATAAG ATACTGGATCTCAAAACACTTGCTGTATCTGCAAATCCGTCGCTGCATATTAGAACAGCAGTTGGTCTGTCCTCTGACACAATTGATCAATTTGACCGGACTTGCACTCCAGGCTGAGTTTGGCAACTACAGTGCAAAC GAACACGGCTGCGGCGATTACTTCCTCTTGGAGCACTACGTACCGGAGTCCCTAATCTTGAATTCCGAGGAGCAACAGTATCGTCATCCCCAGCTGCCGGACAGCGGTGAGGCTTTGCGCAAACGGCTTCAGCAGGCGCACCGAGAGCGTCGCGGCCTCGAGGGCAGCAAAGCTGAGGAGATGTTCATTACGCACGCACAGTCCTTGCCAGATTACGGTGCTCATTACTACGTGGCCACCGTCGACGCCAAGGAGTTGGGCAAGATCGTTGCCAGGCAAAAAAAATACGCCGATCAGAATCACCTTCAG AATGACGAACGGCAACATCAAGCGCTTTATATCAACTCGGAAAACATCTATGACATCGACAAGTGCTCGGACTATCCGATTTACGGTAAGATAGACTTCAACGGATCGGAGACACGCGAGGAGAATCTGCAAAAAAGTCCTTACACCGACGAGCAAAAGATCATGCTATCAAAAAGTCCGTCAAGCACGACGATGAACGAGATCTACTCATCACCGCAGTGTAAGGCATCCATCCCCGAGTCTTctaacaacaacaataacgcAGGcggcaataacaataaaagcaAGACGAGCAAGTTCAAGAAGAGCGATAGCGACGTATGGCTCGCCATTCACTCGCAAGGCCTCAAGGTTTTCGAGCGAGGCGGCAGATTGCGCGAGAGACTCGAGCTTGCAAAATTCCAGTGGAAGGATATTCAAACTCTGAGTTACGGCAAGAACTGCCTCGTCGTTTATACAAGGATAAACGGCAAGCGCTGCAAGTTCAAACTGAAGATGGATCATCGGAA GAGCTATTACGCCTTCAAACTAACATCTCTGCACCATCAGTTTTTCTTGAAACTTCGAACCGAGCTCACTTCTTTGCAGGGTTTGTCGAAAG ACTTTGGTGTTCCTCTGGCTATTGAACCAAACTCACCCCAATCGAAAATGAAGCCCGAGAGTGCCAAGACGAAAATCTCGATAGCAGATTCCGTAAAGaaacagccgcagcagcaacaacagcagcagtctTCCAAATACCCGACCCGCATCGAAGAACAGCAAAACAAAGAGAACGAGAATCCATTAAAGGATCCAGAGGATCAGAAGCCGACGAACAGCAAGGACGATCTTTCGCCTGACACTCCAGAGGGAAACGGTAACAACGCGCTCTACGCTCAAGTCAatggtcgtcttgaacctgAGGGTGAGTCTCGCGATACCGAAGAAGACGAAGCCGATCGGGCTTTGATTGTCAACAGGAAGATTCTCGCGTCGCCGAACAGTAACAGCTTGCAAGTGCTCGAGCAAAGTGAGAGCGACAGGCTGTACAATTACGCGAACATCGGCATTCCGCACAGCAACGAACGGGAGGAATACGTTTACACGATTCCAAAGTCAACGTTTTCCACCAACGACATCGACAGGCTAAACGAGAAGATTGAAAATCCTGAAGATCTGTATGCAGCGATCAATAAGTCCGGCCTACCTAAGAAAAACGAATTTACTGTGTCCGACGGCGAGCAGTGGAAGGAAATTGAG gTAAAGACGTCGAGTTTACCGAATTACGGTTCGAATCGACAAAACGGAAACGTCAATTCCCCAGTCAAGCCGCGTCGCCTAGATGTGAAAACGGGAAATAGGGCGATTTACAGCAGCGTAGGACAGCGCAATCCCAGCCTTACCGACGACCTGGAGCTTCTGTCTCTGAAGTCGGACACAGCGTCGATACGCTCGACGTCGGCAAAATCAAATCCATCCCCAACGCCCGAAGCTTACGTGCTTA aTGCTGATATACGAACATCGGAAGAGACGTTTAGGATACCAGACGAAACGATGTCCAATTCACTGATGGCAAGGTTGGATGAGCTTTCGTTTGACGAAGAACGGATGCTGCGCACGATAAAGTTGGAACGTGGCCACGGTGGTAGCATAGGGCTGCAAGTGACGGAGGGTAACGACGGGGGCGTTTACGTTCAGGCAGTTTCCGTCGGAGGTTCTGCCGATATGGCTGGAAACGTTAATAAGG GAGATCGGATTGTTGCTATAAATGGACAAAGTCTACTAAATCTCCGGTATGAAGATGCTCTAAAGATGTTACAGAGTTCGTCAGAAACAGTTGAATTAGTTCTATCGCAAATAGATCCACTGCATGATGATGAAGACCATATTCAAGAACCTATCGAAAATAACTATCTACA GAACATAAGATTTAATGTCTCTTCAGAAGCAGAAACTTCTGCAGTAATGTCCTCGAAGTGGCTTCAAAAAACTATAGATGTTGCTTCTGTGCAAAACACATCCAGTGCTTATAGTAGTGCAGCGTCTAGTGCAATGGGAAATCACAATGTTAATAGTCTTTATGTACCCGATATTGACGAAACTAATGCAATAAACTCAGCGAGTATGCTGTTGACCCTAGAAGACTTTGATGTTAGTCGATCAAGTACTCAGCAAGTCTTTATTTAA
- the LOC100123144 gene encoding uncharacterized protein LOC100123144 isoform X2 has product MPMKTVGGAGLGVVAGDVLALRGTGLAAAETWALLCQAAQALQDLFLSNGGVVGGSRAGPVVTPHTLELTARGRVTLLLAPPDTARAYLPPEYRPGRVYSDTDSEKMWMYSLGRALLDTTPRVTALTGTVSVSPSSALQSVLAAMTEPDPRRRASLMNLLDVISEYCRTRLQSRPFTHIVMDMYREVVRSAQYAARKRALQHLMRSLPSIPPPPQQQQHHHPLGPNAVPMRQNPPPQQQPRHRVKGILFKAQSRNSRSQPNLLSMSGQEERYCGGRTNADGGSYGYVLDARNLHQRTNSQPDCCMERAGGGTTIPQVRSSGNLAALAAVASASDARNANNPYYGDPIYAMPVKPFLSTQDVRNANAAARQFQQKQQQQPEVCLAAIGRNYCGNPGPGINGALVSCLDNAGGLCGPTRAPVKRQHSSPQFPTTRCSGTQEQKLWEFANLLPESRNGNMPRAGNSEVRHQQQQQQQQPQQTQQQQQKKLNPEERIPYVPRGPPPPKPPRIITSLKKAAAAQAALDAQLRTVNVKPQCDLKNGPRARRGRAVQRAPSRLYRAVNGPARSFNKTQCVGPEFVVRANQPAKLLTVGDFKMNNIGRLTVILLTGQRLEVTCDPQKVTAGELFQAIVQTEGLEENFTLGLAALLAGDFAMLPPDTKLNKVAPPGWLNSGKSKGLLGLPTSFMLYLRLRFFLPSLRGIRYWISKHLLYLQIRRCILEQQLVCPLTQLINLTGLALQAEFGNYSANEHGCGDYFLLEHYVPESLILNSEEQQYRHPQLPDSGEALRKRLQQAHRERRGLEGSKAEEMFITHAQSLPDYGAHYYVATVDAKELGKIVARQKKYADQNHLQNDERQHQALYINSENIYDIDKCSDYPIYGKIDFNGSETREENLQKSPYTDEQKIMLSKSPSSTTMNEIYSSPQCKASIPESSNNNNNAGGNNNKSKTSKFKKSDSDVWLAIHSQGLKVFERGGRLRERLELAKFQWKDIQTLSYGKNCLVVYTRINGKRCKFKLKMDHRKSYYAFKLTSLHHQFFLKLRTELTSLQGLSKDFGVPLAIEPNSPQSKMKPESAKTKISIADSVKKQPQQQQQQQSSKYPTRIEEQQNKENENPLKDPEDQKPTNSKDDLSPDTPEGNGNNALYAQVNGRLEPEGESRDTEEDEADRALIVNRKILASPNSNSLQVLEQSESDRLYNYANIGIPHSNEREEYVYTIPKSTFSTNDIDRLNEKIENPEDLYAAINKSGLPKKNEFTVSDGEQWKEIEVKTSSLPNYGSNRQNGNVNSPVKPRRLDVKTGNRAIYSSVGQRNPSLTDDLELLSLKSDTASIRSTSAKSNPSPTPEAYVLNADIRTSEETFRIPDETMSNSLMARLDELSFDEERMLRTIKLERGHGGSIGLQVTEGNDGGVYVQAVSVGGSADMAGNVNKGDRIVAINGQSLLNLRYEDALKMLQSSSETVELVLSQIDPLHDDEDHIQEPIENNYLQNIRFNVSSEAETSAVMSSKWLQKTIDVASVQNTSSAYSSAASSAMGNHNVNSLYVPDIDETNAINSASMLLTLEDFDVSRSSTQQVFI; this is encoded by the exons ATGGAGGCGTCGTGGGCGGCTCGAGAGCGGGACCCGTGGTCACGCCGCACACCCTTGAGCTGACGGCGCGCGGCCGGGTGACGCTGCTCCTGGCGCCGCCGGACACCGCTAGGGCCTATCTGCCACCGGAGTACCGGCCCGGTCGCGTCTACTCCGACACCGACTCGGAAAAG ATGTGGATGTACTCGCTGGGACGAGCACTGCTGGACACGACGCCACGGGTGACGGCGCTGACGGGTACGGTCTCGGTGTCGCCCTCATCTGCTCTGCAGTCGGTGCTCGCCGCTATGACCGAGCCCGATCCACGCCGGCGAGCATCCCTCATGAACCTCCTAGAC GTGATATCCGAGTACTGCAGGACTAGGCTGCAGTCACGGCCCTTTACTCACATCGTAATGGATATGTATCGCGAGGTGGTAAGATCGGCCCAATACGCGGCGCGCAAACGAGCCCTGCAGCACTTGATGAGGAGTCTCCCAAGCATACCACCCCcaccacagcagcagcagcatcatcaTCCCCTGGGGCCAAACGCAGTACCGATGCGCCAGAATCCACcaccacagcagcagccgaggcACAGAGTAAAAGGGATACTCTTTAAGGCGCAGTCGAGGAATTCGAGGTCTCAGCCAAATCTGCTGAGTATGTCGGGTCAGGAGGAGAGATACTGCGGGGGTAGGACTAACGCCGACGGCGGTAGCTACGGCTATGTGCTCGATGCGAGAAATCTTCATCAGCGCACCAATTCCCAGCCCGACTGCTGCATGGAACGAGCAG GTGGAGGTACGACGATACCGCAGGTGAGGAGCAGTGGAAACCTGGCAGCTCTGGCAGCGGTAGCGTCCGCGAGCGACGCTCGGAATGCCAATAACCCGTACTACGGAGACCCGATCTACGCGATGCCGGTGAAGCCGTTCCTCAGCACGCAAGATGTGCGCAACGCCAATGCAGCCGCGAGACAATTTCagcaaaagcagcagcagcagccggaaGTTTGCTTGGCGGCGATCGGACGGAACTATTGCGGCAACCCGGGCCCGGGCATCAACGGCGCGCTCGTCTCTTGCCTCGACAATGCCGGAGGCCTCTGCGGACCGACGCGCGCCCCTGTCAAG CGCCAGCATTCCAGTCCGCAGTTTCCGACGACGCGTTGCAGCGGCACTCAGGAGCAAAAACTTTGGGAATTCGCGAATCTTCTTCCGGAGTCCCGTAACGGCAACATGCCGCGCGCCGGAAACTCTGAGGTGCGAcaccagcaacagcagcagcaacaacaaccgCAGCAGacgcagcaacagcagcagaaaAAACTGAATCCCGAGGAAAGGATTCCCTACGTCCCAAGGggaccgccgccgccgaaaCCGCCCCGGATAATCACAAGCCTAAAGAAAGCCGCCGCGGCACAGGCAGCCTTAGATGCTCAGCTTAGAACGGTGAACGTCAAGCCACAGTG CGACTTGAAAAATGGACCTAGAGCACGGAGAGGTCGAGCAGTTCAGAGAGCCCCGTCACGTCTCTACAGAGCTGTAAATGGCCCAGCCCGATCTTTTAATAAAACACAATGTGTGGGTCCCGAATTCGTCGTGCGCGCCAACCAGCCTGCAAAATTATTGACTGTCGGCGACTTTAAG ATGAACAATATTGGGAGATTAACAGTGATTCTCCTGACAGGACAGCGACTCGAAGTCACCTGCGACCCACAGAAAGTCACCGCCGGTGAACTCTTCCAA GCAATTGTACAAACGGAAGGCCTGGAAGAGAACTTTACTCTGGGATTAGCAGCTCTATTGGCTGGAGACTTTGCAATGTTACCACCAGATACGAAATTGAATAAAGTCGCACCCCCTGGCTGGTTAAACAGTGGGAAGAGCAAAGGTCTATTGGGACTTCCGACGAGTTTTATGCTTTACTTGAGGCTTCGCTTTTTTTTACCATCGCTCCGAGGAATAAG ATACTGGATCTCAAAACACTTGCTGTATCTGCAAATCCGTCGCTGCATATTAGAACAGCAGTTGGTCTGTCCTCTGACACAATTGATCAATTTGACCGGACTTGCACTCCAGGCTGAGTTTGGCAACTACAGTGCAAAC GAACACGGCTGCGGCGATTACTTCCTCTTGGAGCACTACGTACCGGAGTCCCTAATCTTGAATTCCGAGGAGCAACAGTATCGTCATCCCCAGCTGCCGGACAGCGGTGAGGCTTTGCGCAAACGGCTTCAGCAGGCGCACCGAGAGCGTCGCGGCCTCGAGGGCAGCAAAGCTGAGGAGATGTTCATTACGCACGCACAGTCCTTGCCAGATTACGGTGCTCATTACTACGTGGCCACCGTCGACGCCAAGGAGTTGGGCAAGATCGTTGCCAGGCAAAAAAAATACGCCGATCAGAATCACCTTCAG AATGACGAACGGCAACATCAAGCGCTTTATATCAACTCGGAAAACATCTATGACATCGACAAGTGCTCGGACTATCCGATTTACGGTAAGATAGACTTCAACGGATCGGAGACACGCGAGGAGAATCTGCAAAAAAGTCCTTACACCGACGAGCAAAAGATCATGCTATCAAAAAGTCCGTCAAGCACGACGATGAACGAGATCTACTCATCACCGCAGTGTAAGGCATCCATCCCCGAGTCTTctaacaacaacaataacgcAGGcggcaataacaataaaagcaAGACGAGCAAGTTCAAGAAGAGCGATAGCGACGTATGGCTCGCCATTCACTCGCAAGGCCTCAAGGTTTTCGAGCGAGGCGGCAGATTGCGCGAGAGACTCGAGCTTGCAAAATTCCAGTGGAAGGATATTCAAACTCTGAGTTACGGCAAGAACTGCCTCGTCGTTTATACAAGGATAAACGGCAAGCGCTGCAAGTTCAAACTGAAGATGGATCATCGGAA GAGCTATTACGCCTTCAAACTAACATCTCTGCACCATCAGTTTTTCTTGAAACTTCGAACCGAGCTCACTTCTTTGCAGGGTTTGTCGAAAG ACTTTGGTGTTCCTCTGGCTATTGAACCAAACTCACCCCAATCGAAAATGAAGCCCGAGAGTGCCAAGACGAAAATCTCGATAGCAGATTCCGTAAAGaaacagccgcagcagcaacaacagcagcagtctTCCAAATACCCGACCCGCATCGAAGAACAGCAAAACAAAGAGAACGAGAATCCATTAAAGGATCCAGAGGATCAGAAGCCGACGAACAGCAAGGACGATCTTTCGCCTGACACTCCAGAGGGAAACGGTAACAACGCGCTCTACGCTCAAGTCAatggtcgtcttgaacctgAGGGTGAGTCTCGCGATACCGAAGAAGACGAAGCCGATCGGGCTTTGATTGTCAACAGGAAGATTCTCGCGTCGCCGAACAGTAACAGCTTGCAAGTGCTCGAGCAAAGTGAGAGCGACAGGCTGTACAATTACGCGAACATCGGCATTCCGCACAGCAACGAACGGGAGGAATACGTTTACACGATTCCAAAGTCAACGTTTTCCACCAACGACATCGACAGGCTAAACGAGAAGATTGAAAATCCTGAAGATCTGTATGCAGCGATCAATAAGTCCGGCCTACCTAAGAAAAACGAATTTACTGTGTCCGACGGCGAGCAGTGGAAGGAAATTGAG gTAAAGACGTCGAGTTTACCGAATTACGGTTCGAATCGACAAAACGGAAACGTCAATTCCCCAGTCAAGCCGCGTCGCCTAGATGTGAAAACGGGAAATAGGGCGATTTACAGCAGCGTAGGACAGCGCAATCCCAGCCTTACCGACGACCTGGAGCTTCTGTCTCTGAAGTCGGACACAGCGTCGATACGCTCGACGTCGGCAAAATCAAATCCATCCCCAACGCCCGAAGCTTACGTGCTTA aTGCTGATATACGAACATCGGAAGAGACGTTTAGGATACCAGACGAAACGATGTCCAATTCACTGATGGCAAGGTTGGATGAGCTTTCGTTTGACGAAGAACGGATGCTGCGCACGATAAAGTTGGAACGTGGCCACGGTGGTAGCATAGGGCTGCAAGTGACGGAGGGTAACGACGGGGGCGTTTACGTTCAGGCAGTTTCCGTCGGAGGTTCTGCCGATATGGCTGGAAACGTTAATAAGG GAGATCGGATTGTTGCTATAAATGGACAAAGTCTACTAAATCTCCGGTATGAAGATGCTCTAAAGATGTTACAGAGTTCGTCAGAAACAGTTGAATTAGTTCTATCGCAAATAGATCCACTGCATGATGATGAAGACCATATTCAAGAACCTATCGAAAATAACTATCTACA GAACATAAGATTTAATGTCTCTTCAGAAGCAGAAACTTCTGCAGTAATGTCCTCGAAGTGGCTTCAAAAAACTATAGATGTTGCTTCTGTGCAAAACACATCCAGTGCTTATAGTAGTGCAGCGTCTAGTGCAATGGGAAATCACAATGTTAATAGTCTTTATGTACCCGATATTGACGAAACTAATGCAATAAACTCAGCGAGTATGCTGTTGACCCTAGAAGACTTTGATGTTAGTCGATCAAGTACTCAGCAAGTCTTTATTTAA